One part of the Methanococcoides sp. AM1 genome encodes these proteins:
- a CDS encoding carboxymuconolactone decarboxylase family protein: protein MTGNTEEIKQVKGSMPKAIKMAKEMDDDFGQGLAGFYKAIWKDREDGLSMKNKHLIVFAIACSKNNTNSAKKILVKLKKHGATRAEVLDAMMMAAWTGGIQNFTDISTDVLPEMDKLGY, encoded by the coding sequence ATGACAGGAAATACAGAAGAAATAAAGCAGGTCAAAGGCTCCATGCCAAAGGCTATCAAGATGGCAAAGGAAATGGACGATGACTTCGGTCAGGGACTTGCAGGATTCTACAAGGCCATCTGGAAGGACAGGGAAGACGGCCTTTCAATGAAGAACAAGCACCTTATCGTCTTTGCCATAGCATGTTCAAAGAACAACACCAACAGTGCAAAGAAGATCCTTGTGAAACTCAAGAAACACGGTGCTACAAGGGCAGAGGTCCTGGACGCAATGATGATGGCAGCATGGACTGGCGGTATCCAGAACTTTACTGACATCAGCACTGACGTGCTGCCTGAAATGGATAAACTTGGATACTAA
- a CDS encoding DUF1699 family protein, with amino-acid sequence MKIRVVSKRDEILNLDAGEKVIHLAFRPSNEDIFNLIKRCKDVEVIQIPTSYRRTVSKSIEMFLEMQGIKLVEGDVWGHRKDINEYYSISPAIIEKIKEMKLEGIADDDIAAKLSREGKLNKEMLLYILDKS; translated from the coding sequence ATGAAAATTAGAGTCGTAAGCAAAAGAGATGAAATTCTAAACCTTGACGCCGGCGAAAAAGTGATCCACCTTGCATTCAGGCCATCGAACGAGGATATCTTCAATCTCATAAAAAGATGCAAGGATGTAGAAGTTATCCAGATACCTACATCATACCGTAGGACTGTTTCCAAATCCATAGAAATGTTTCTGGAAATGCAGGGCATAAAGCTTGTTGAAGGCGATGTTTGGGGGCACAGGAAGGATATTAATGAGTACTACAGCATCTCACCTGCGATCATTGAGAAGATCAAAGAAATGAAATTGGAAGGAATTGCAGATGATGATATTGCTGCGAAGCTTTCACGTGAGGGGAAACTGAACAAGGAAATGCTTCTATATATTCTGGATAAAAGCTGA
- a CDS encoding ATP-dependent DNA helicase gives MLIRELDIPDDIIRFYEDSGIKELYPPQAEAVDNGLLERKNLLAAIPTASGKTLLAELAMLKAIRNGGKALYIVPLRALASEKFDRFRELAPFGIKVGISTGDFDSRDEWLGSNDIIVATSEKTDSLLRNGTSWMEEVNTIVVDEIHLLDSKNRGPTLEVTITKLMRLNPESQIIALSATVGNAREMADWLDAGLVLSEWRPTDLHEGVFFGEAINFLGKQKKIERRDKDNATNLVLDTIIEGGQCLVFESSRRNCTGFAKSSSNKVVKLLDNDVRGKLAQMADEVESAGETDTAKVLANCIRKGVAFHHAGLNSSHRKIVEDGFRQNLIKVISSTPTLAAGLNLPARRVIIRNYRRFDSNFGMQPIPVLEYKQMAGRAGRPHLDPYGESVLLAKEYAEFEQLLENYVEADAEDIWSKLGTENALRTHVLSTIVNGFASDRAELMEFMGATFFAFQQDTWSLEDVIDDCIEFLAENEMIGKNETSASISLSSTQLGKLISMLYIDPMSGAKIVDGLKKAVNVTDLTLLHLICSTPDMRQLYMRSGDYVKINDFVMSHSDDFIEVPNQFKEVDYEWFLGEVKTAMLLDEWISEIPADDITQHFNVGEGDIHALADTAEWLMHATTKLAELIGVKYSAYARGLEKRIHYGASPELMELVGIRGVGRVRARKLYKAGFVSLAELKKADHSVLSKLVGPNVAANILSNIGVRVRKQVDKSAPINSNTLDTLLDKDQKTFSDFQ, from the coding sequence ATGCTGATAAGAGAGCTTGATATTCCTGATGATATAATCCGTTTCTACGAAGATTCCGGTATAAAGGAGCTTTATCCTCCACAGGCTGAAGCTGTCGATAATGGCCTGCTTGAAAGAAAGAACCTTCTTGCTGCGATACCCACAGCTTCCGGAAAGACACTTCTGGCAGAGCTTGCAATGCTCAAGGCTATTCGTAACGGTGGGAAAGCATTATACATAGTTCCACTTCGTGCACTTGCGTCTGAGAAGTTCGACCGGTTCAGGGAGCTTGCACCTTTTGGTATCAAGGTCGGCATATCAACAGGTGATTTTGATTCCAGGGATGAATGGCTTGGCTCTAACGATATCATTGTAGCAACTTCTGAAAAGACCGATTCACTGCTTCGCAATGGGACCTCGTGGATGGAAGAGGTTAACACCATTGTTGTGGATGAGATCCACCTGCTTGATTCAAAGAACAGGGGTCCTACCCTTGAGGTCACGATAACCAAACTTATGCGTCTGAATCCGGAGTCTCAGATCATCGCGCTTTCAGCTACCGTAGGAAATGCCCGTGAGATGGCAGACTGGCTTGATGCAGGTCTTGTCTTAAGCGAATGGCGACCTACTGATCTGCATGAGGGGGTTTTCTTTGGTGAGGCTATCAATTTCCTGGGAAAGCAGAAGAAGATAGAACGCCGGGATAAGGATAATGCCACAAATCTTGTGCTTGATACCATCATTGAAGGCGGACAATGCCTTGTTTTTGAGAGCAGCCGTCGCAATTGTACGGGATTTGCAAAATCGTCCTCGAACAAGGTTGTGAAATTGCTTGACAATGATGTTCGCGGGAAACTTGCTCAGATGGCGGACGAGGTGGAATCCGCCGGTGAGACCGATACTGCAAAGGTGCTTGCAAATTGTATAAGGAAAGGTGTTGCTTTCCACCACGCGGGTCTGAACTCATCCCACAGGAAGATCGTGGAAGACGGTTTCAGGCAGAACCTGATCAAAGTTATCTCCAGTACCCCGACACTGGCAGCCGGCCTGAACCTTCCTGCAAGGAGGGTCATCATCAGGAACTATCGCAGGTTCGATTCAAATTTCGGCATGCAGCCGATCCCTGTGCTTGAATATAAGCAGATGGCAGGAAGGGCAGGTCGTCCACATCTCGATCCTTACGGGGAATCGGTGCTGCTTGCTAAGGAATATGCAGAATTTGAGCAGTTGCTGGAAAACTATGTGGAAGCTGATGCAGAAGATATCTGGTCGAAACTTGGGACTGAAAATGCCCTGAGGACACACGTTCTTTCTACCATTGTGAACGGATTTGCATCTGACAGGGCTGAGCTGATGGAATTCATGGGTGCGACGTTCTTTGCTTTCCAGCAGGATACCTGGAGCCTTGAGGATGTTATTGACGATTGCATCGAATTCCTGGCTGAGAATGAAATGATCGGGAAGAACGAAACATCGGCCTCGATCTCTTTAAGCTCGACCCAGCTCGGAAAGCTTATTTCGATGCTTTATATCGATCCTATGTCCGGGGCAAAGATCGTGGATGGGTTGAAAAAGGCTGTCAATGTTACTGATCTTACGCTTCTCCATTTAATATGCAGTACACCTGACATGAGGCAATTGTACATGCGAAGCGGTGATTATGTAAAGATCAATGATTTTGTGATGTCGCATAGTGATGATTTCATTGAGGTTCCGAATCAGTTCAAGGAAGTTGATTATGAGTGGTTCCTTGGGGAAGTAAAGACTGCAATGTTGCTGGACGAATGGATCAGTGAGATCCCTGCAGACGACATCACGCAGCACTTCAACGTAGGTGAAGGGGATATCCATGCTCTTGCAGATACGGCAGAGTGGCTTATGCATGCTACCACGAAACTGGCGGAACTGATCGGAGTGAAATATTCTGCCTATGCACGCGGACTTGAGAAGAGGATACATTACGGTGCCAGTCCGGAGCTCATGGAGCTTGTAGGTATCAGGGGCGTTGGACGTGTCCGTGCACGTAAGCTCTACAAAGCCGGATTTGTATCCCTTGCAGAACTTAAAAAGGCCGATCATTCAGTATTATCGAAGCTTGTTGGTCCTAATGTGGCTGCAAATATCCTTTCGAACATAGGCGTTCGTGTCAGGAAACAGGTGGATAAGAGCGCACCTATAAATTCAAATACTCTAGATACATTACTGGACAAAGACCAGAAAACATTCAGTGATTTCCAGTAA
- a CDS encoding ferritin: MISERMTDALNTQINKEMYSAYLYMAMSAHSSNVGLNGFANWFMVQYQEEMLHTMKLYNYVSDQGAPVKLMQIDEPPQEFGTALDMLYATLEHEQFITKSINDLVDLAIEEKDHATHIFLQWYITEQIEEEGNDNEIIDKLKLAGEEGNGLFIIDKELSARVFNPPAAVTDWTQIR; this comes from the coding sequence ATGATAAGTGAAAGGATGACAGATGCGCTTAACACACAGATCAACAAGGAAATGTATTCCGCATATCTTTACATGGCAATGTCAGCTCACAGTTCTAACGTCGGGCTAAACGGATTTGCGAACTGGTTCATGGTCCAGTATCAGGAAGAAATGTTACACACCATGAAGCTCTACAACTATGTTAGCGATCAGGGAGCACCTGTCAAACTCATGCAAATCGATGAACCACCACAGGAGTTCGGCACTGCACTTGACATGCTTTATGCAACCCTTGAACATGAGCAGTTCATCACAAAATCCATCAATGATCTAGTGGACCTTGCCATCGAAGAGAAGGACCATGCAACCCACATCTTCCTCCAGTGGTACATCACCGAGCAGATCGAGGAAGAAGGCAATGACAATGAGATCATCGACAAGCTCAAACTTGCAGGAGAAGAAGGAAATGGCCTGTTCATTATAGACAAGGAACTCTCTGCAAGGGTATTCAACCCGCCTGCAGCAGTAACCGACTGGACACAGATCAGGTGA
- the cobA gene encoding uroporphyrinogen-III C-methyltransferase, whose amino-acid sequence MAQKYGKVYLVGSGPGDPELMTVKARRLMDTADVIVYDQLPGKQILDTMPEAAEKVDAGKHAGDHTLTQSEINDVIVEKAKEGKMVVRLKGGDPYMFGRGGEEAEELVEAGIEFEVVPGITSALAATAYAGIPVTHRDHASMVTFITGHEDPTKEETALDWETLAAFGGTIVIFMGVKMLERNMNELMKFGKDPKTPVAMVERGTRPDQRVTIGTVGTIAQISKDQNVKAPALTVIGDVVKLHEILGSQI is encoded by the coding sequence ATGGCTCAAAAATACGGAAAAGTATATCTTGTAGGCTCAGGTCCCGGTGACCCTGAACTGATGACCGTGAAGGCTCGCAGGCTTATGGATACAGCTGATGTCATTGTGTATGACCAGCTTCCGGGAAAGCAGATCCTGGATACCATGCCGGAGGCAGCTGAGAAGGTAGATGCAGGCAAGCATGCAGGCGATCACACACTGACCCAGAGCGAGATCAACGATGTGATCGTTGAGAAGGCAAAGGAAGGCAAGATGGTAGTCCGTCTTAAAGGCGGAGATCCGTACATGTTCGGCCGTGGTGGAGAAGAAGCTGAAGAACTTGTCGAGGCAGGTATTGAGTTCGAAGTAGTGCCTGGCATTACATCCGCACTGGCTGCTACTGCTTATGCAGGTATCCCGGTAACCCACAGGGATCATGCTTCAATGGTGACCTTTATCACAGGACACGAGGACCCTACTAAGGAAGAGACAGCTCTTGACTGGGAGACACTTGCAGCTTTTGGCGGAACGATCGTTATCTTCATGGGGGTCAAGATGCTTGAACGCAACATGAACGAGCTCATGAAATTCGGGAAGGACCCAAAGACACCTGTTGCAATGGTCGAGAGGGGAACACGTCCTGACCAGCGCGTGACCATCGGCACAGTTGGTACCATCGCACAGATCTCAAAGGACCAGAATGTAAAAGCGCCGGCACTCACAGTAATTGGTGATGTTGTCAAGCTCCATGAGATACTGGGTTCCCAGATCTAA
- the hisD gene encoding histidinol dehydrogenase, with translation MLYKHLSDVTEEEMDKLLNRTGELMDVTDTVSSILKDVQEKGDDGLREYTKKFDRADIQDIEVTPEEIEEAMGLVDAELIRHLGIAAENIRNFHAAQLPQKTWFIEPSPGIKLGQMATPLASVGAYVPGGRASYPSTALMTIIPAKVAGVKSVVMCTPPGPDGKINPLTLAAAKVAGADHIYKVGGVQAIAAMAYGTESVLKIDKIVGPGNVFVTVAKMMVRDKAEIDFPAGPSEVLIIADDSADAAMIASDILAQAEHDPKSVSVLVTTSSSLAEQTNDEVKKQADAAVRKEIVDSSLENAAIIVTDTMDECISISNDFAPEHLEIMVRDDDAVLERIENAGSIFVGNYAPVAAGDYASGTNHVLPTAGYPKIYSGLNIHHFLKYSTIQKITKEGLSSIGDTIISLAEKEGLQAHADSVKLRLND, from the coding sequence ATGCTGTATAAACACCTATCCGATGTCACCGAAGAAGAGATGGATAAGCTTCTTAACCGCACAGGAGAGCTGATGGACGTAACAGATACCGTTTCATCAATACTCAAGGATGTGCAGGAAAAAGGTGACGATGGCCTGCGTGAGTACACGAAGAAGTTCGACAGGGCAGACATTCAGGATATAGAAGTGACCCCTGAAGAGATCGAAGAGGCAATGGGGCTTGTCGATGCCGAACTTATAAGGCATCTTGGGATCGCAGCAGAGAACATCAGGAACTTCCATGCAGCACAACTTCCTCAGAAGACATGGTTCATCGAACCTTCTCCTGGCATCAAGCTTGGCCAGATGGCCACACCTCTTGCATCGGTTGGTGCTTACGTGCCTGGGGGCAGGGCTTCCTATCCTTCCACTGCACTTATGACCATCATTCCTGCAAAGGTGGCTGGGGTCAAGAGCGTTGTCATGTGCACACCACCGGGTCCTGATGGCAAGATCAATCCGCTTACACTTGCAGCAGCTAAAGTTGCAGGTGCAGATCACATTTACAAGGTGGGCGGTGTCCAGGCAATTGCAGCAATGGCCTATGGTACCGAATCTGTTTTGAAGATCGATAAGATCGTAGGACCCGGAAATGTCTTTGTTACCGTTGCCAAGATGATGGTGCGTGATAAAGCAGAGATCGATTTTCCGGCAGGTCCAAGTGAAGTTCTTATCATTGCAGATGATTCTGCGGATGCTGCTATGATCGCATCCGATATTCTTGCACAGGCAGAGCATGATCCAAAGTCTGTTTCAGTGCTTGTGACAACATCTTCTTCCCTTGCGGAGCAGACGAACGATGAGGTCAAAAAGCAGGCAGATGCAGCTGTCCGTAAAGAGATCGTGGATTCATCCCTTGAGAATGCAGCTATTATTGTGACCGATACAATGGATGAGTGTATCTCTATTTCCAATGACTTCGCACCGGAGCACCTCGAGATCATGGTGAGGGATGACGACGCTGTGCTTGAGAGGATCGAGAATGCAGGTTCCATCTTTGTTGGCAATTATGCTCCTGTGGCAGCAGGTGATTATGCATCAGGTACGAACCACGTGCTTCCCACCGCCGGCTACCCTAAGATATACTCCGGTCTGAACATCCACCACTTCCTGAAGTACTCTACTATACAGAAGATAACAAAGGAAGGCTTAAGCTCGATAGGGGATACGATAATATCTCTTGCTGAAAAAGAAGGACTTCAGGCACATGCTGATTCTGTGAAACTTCGCCTCAATGACTGA
- a CDS encoding DUF2157 domain-containing protein gives MGEDDHKAWLREEVEDWSSEGIIDDHQAKLILSRYGLAEAPSSNENLNKKKDTSKLVTVISILGAFLIGIGAILFVASNWQRIPNIAKMVLLLGTTYGTYFVGWELKFNRRTYPLMGEALLFLASLFVGATIFLTAQIFNVNANTHWLLLVWFLAILPFGYAFRSSIIISLNIVTFVLWTTFYISQARYLVQSSFEIFMLYLLLGINLYGLGQLHLKFEKYAHFRIIHQGFGLFFILISYFYFSLETPYRDILTRLTPVNWQVQLFFLLFAVTSVIFLISNISMYQKVKNTKYELIVLALAFSGWIGAWLLTFFIDSFTTSVTEYGYTYTRIDPQIATILFIFFNLIFFVLSIGSILIGYYKATVPFVNIGMFFFVLGVLHLYFTTLYELLPRSLAFIAGGLILITLGWYMENKRRFIISEIKEFDLS, from the coding sequence ATGGGGGAAGATGATCATAAGGCTTGGCTCCGAGAAGAGGTCGAAGACTGGAGCAGTGAAGGAATAATTGACGATCATCAGGCAAAGCTGATCCTGTCAAGATATGGGCTGGCTGAGGCACCTTCCAGCAATGAAAACCTCAACAAGAAGAAGGACACATCAAAGCTTGTAACAGTAATCTCAATATTGGGTGCCTTCCTGATCGGTATCGGAGCAATACTATTTGTTGCATCGAACTGGCAAAGGATTCCTAATATTGCAAAAATGGTACTTCTGCTTGGTACAACGTATGGGACCTATTTTGTTGGCTGGGAATTAAAATTTAACAGGAGAACATACCCTTTAATGGGTGAAGCATTGCTTTTCCTTGCTTCGTTGTTCGTTGGTGCTACAATTTTCCTGACTGCTCAGATATTCAACGTGAACGCAAATACTCACTGGCTTTTACTGGTGTGGTTCCTAGCAATACTTCCGTTCGGTTATGCTTTCAGGTCTTCAATTATTATATCATTGAATATAGTCACATTTGTTCTCTGGACAACGTTCTATATCTCACAGGCCAGGTACCTGGTACAAAGCAGTTTCGAGATATTTATGCTGTATCTGCTATTAGGTATCAATCTCTATGGTCTTGGGCAACTGCATCTGAAATTTGAAAAATATGCTCATTTCAGGATCATCCATCAGGGCTTTGGTCTATTCTTCATCCTAATCTCATACTTCTATTTTAGTTTAGAAACACCATACAGGGACATCTTGACACGGCTCACGCCGGTAAACTGGCAGGTCCAGTTGTTCTTCCTGTTATTTGCAGTAACATCAGTTATCTTTTTGATATCGAACATTTCAATGTACCAAAAGGTCAAGAATACAAAATACGAGCTCATCGTACTTGCACTGGCATTTTCAGGGTGGATAGGTGCATGGTTGTTGACCTTTTTCATCGATTCATTTACAACATCGGTTACAGAGTATGGTTACACCTACACTCGAATAGATCCACAAATAGCTACAATATTATTCATATTTTTCAACCTGATATTCTTTGTACTATCCATTGGCAGCATCCTGATCGGATATTATAAAGCTACAGTACCGTTCGTCAATATCGGGATGTTCTTCTTTGTGCTGGGTGTGCTGCACCTGTATTTTACAACGCTTTACGAGCTGTTGCCAAGGTCTCTTGCCTTCATTGCCGGAGGTCTGATTCTCATAACACTTGGCTGGTATATGGAAAACAAGAGACGTTTCATTATAAGCGAGATAAAGGAGTTTGATCTCTCATGA
- the nth gene encoding endonuclease III: MYVDEIISRLKKLYPKGYFHINRDPYYLLISTVLSQRTRDEVTIPTTQKLFSVFDTPKKMATADVDELRELIREVGFYNVKSQRLIEISRVLLDEYEGVVPDDIDNLVKLPGVGRKTANCVLTYAFDKDAIAVDTHVHRISNRMGLVETDTPEETEIELEKVVEKDMWKDINGLMVLFGKSICRPVSPKCDVCIMNDICPKLI, encoded by the coding sequence ATGTACGTCGATGAGATCATATCCCGCCTAAAGAAATTGTACCCGAAAGGCTATTTCCATATCAACCGAGACCCATATTATCTTCTTATTTCCACGGTATTGTCCCAGCGTACCCGGGACGAGGTGACCATCCCGACGACCCAGAAGCTCTTTTCTGTTTTCGACACCCCTAAGAAGATGGCAACCGCCGACGTGGATGAACTTCGGGAACTGATAAGAGAAGTGGGTTTCTATAATGTCAAATCACAGCGCCTGATAGAGATCTCACGCGTGCTCCTGGATGAATATGAGGGAGTAGTTCCTGACGATATCGACAACCTTGTTAAGCTCCCGGGAGTTGGCAGGAAAACAGCTAATTGTGTACTCACCTATGCTTTTGACAAAGATGCCATAGCTGTCGATACTCACGTACATCGCATATCCAACAGGATGGGACTCGTTGAAACAGATACTCCTGAAGAAACAGAGATCGAGCTTGAAAAGGTGGTGGAGAAGGATATGTGGAAGGATATAAACGGGCTGATGGTACTTTTCGGCAAGAGTATCTGTCGTCCGGTGTCTCCGAAGTGTGATGTATGTATAATGAATGATATTTGTCCGAAGCTGATCTGA
- a CDS encoding GDYXXLXY domain-containing protein, whose translation MNSRRFLLLMAYSLIILTLIFLPKMITLSLGQDILLKTAPVDPRDIFRGDYVNLRYDISTIDLDNTPYDHEFMIGESVYASLSEKEKYWTIDSVSHRKPDVSDEDVCIKGVVTSSYDDTLNVRWGIESYFVPESEGVPIQEQVKSTSVIVSVGPGCSAVLKQLLINGEPFTFE comes from the coding sequence ATGAATTCAAGAAGATTCCTTTTGCTTATGGCCTATTCCTTGATCATTCTCACATTGATCTTCCTGCCTAAAATGATCACGTTAAGCCTTGGACAGGACATTTTATTAAAGACTGCACCTGTGGATCCCAGAGATATTTTCCGGGGGGATTATGTGAACCTGAGGTATGACATCTCAACAATTGATCTTGACAATACTCCTTATGATCACGAATTTATGATTGGTGAGTCAGTATACGCCAGCCTTTCGGAAAAAGAAAAATACTGGACCATAGATTCGGTAAGCCATAGAAAACCTGATGTCAGTGATGAAGATGTCTGCATAAAAGGAGTGGTAACAAGTAGCTATGATGATACACTGAACGTTAGATGGGGTATTGAAAGCTACTTTGTACCTGAATCTGAGGGCGTTCCAATACAGGAGCAGGTGAAAAGCACCTCAGTTATTGTTTCAGTTGGTCCGGGTTGTTCAGCTGTGCTAAAACAGCTTTTGATAAATGGTGAACCTTTTACATTTGAATGA
- the ahbC gene encoding 12,18-didecarboxysiroheme deacetylase — protein sequence MIGISKLYCGTVEPSDALRYGRDSKRLPSHLLQFAKDKKPVVVWNMTRRCNLRCVHCYAHAKDIEFKDELTTEQGKELIDDLSEFGSPVILFSGGEPLMRKDLPELAEYAISKGMRAVISTNGTLIDEKMAKTLKEIGLSYVGISIDGVRETNDKFRGMKGAFDAAMTGLRNCQRESIKVGLRFTINKQNVADIPAIFDMLEEENIPRICFYHLVYAGRGTKIIDEDLSLEDSRKTVDLIMDRTKELHEKGMPVEVLTVDNHCDGPYIYMRLAEENPERADEVYELLQMNRGNSTGIGFGCVSWDGSVHPDQFWRHYSFGNVKDRKFSEIWTDLDDDLMAGLKDRKPLIKANADRCAKCKWFDVCNGNFRVRAEAVYGNVWADDPACYLTKEEIGYYDEE from the coding sequence ATGATAGGAATCTCAAAACTCTATTGCGGAACTGTTGAACCATCAGACGCCCTTCGTTACGGGCGGGATTCAAAACGACTTCCGTCACACCTGCTGCAATTCGCAAAGGACAAGAAGCCTGTTGTCGTCTGGAACATGACCAGGCGCTGCAACCTTCGCTGTGTTCACTGCTATGCACACGCAAAGGACATCGAGTTCAAGGATGAGCTGACCACCGAGCAGGGCAAGGAACTGATCGACGATCTTTCTGAGTTCGGCTCACCTGTGATACTTTTCTCAGGCGGCGAACCGCTGATGCGCAAGGACCTTCCTGAACTGGCCGAGTATGCTATCTCCAAGGGAATGCGTGCGGTGATCTCCACCAACGGTACGCTTATCGACGAAAAAATGGCAAAGACGCTCAAGGAGATCGGTCTTTCATATGTGGGAATCTCCATTGACGGTGTGCGTGAGACAAATGACAAGTTCCGTGGCATGAAAGGTGCTTTCGATGCTGCAATGACAGGTCTTCGCAATTGCCAGAGAGAAAGCATCAAGGTGGGACTGCGTTTTACCATCAACAAGCAAAATGTGGCTGACATTCCTGCGATCTTCGATATGCTCGAGGAAGAGAACATCCCACGTATCTGTTTCTACCATCTGGTGTATGCCGGAAGGGGTACTAAGATCATCGATGAGGACCTTTCACTGGAGGACAGCCGCAAGACGGTTGACCTGATCATGGACCGCACGAAGGAGCTTCATGAAAAGGGAATGCCTGTTGAGGTCCTGACAGTGGACAACCACTGCGACGGTCCGTACATCTACATGAGACTGGCAGAAGAGAACCCCGAGCGTGCAGATGAGGTATATGAGCTCCTGCAGATGAACCGTGGTAATTCCACAGGTATCGGCTTTGGCTGTGTTTCATGGGATGGTTCAGTACACCCTGATCAGTTCTGGAGACACTACAGCTTCGGAAACGTGAAGGACAGGAAGTTCAGTGAGATCTGGACAGACCTTGACGATGACCTTATGGCAGGTCTCAAGGACAGGAAGCCACTCATAAAGGCAAATGCCGACAGGTGTGCAAAGTGCAAATGGTTCGATGTCTGCAACGGCAATTTCCGTGTACGGGCAGAGGCTGTCTACGGCAATGTCTGGGCAGATGACCCTGCATGCTACCTGACAAAAGAAGAGATCGGTTATTACGACGAAGAGTGA
- a CDS encoding uroporphyrinogen-III synthase has translation MDATDRKPVIAIMRPQGYVEGSRKLAESFGFEVVAVPMIELEAMEDEYFGTFAENVFSGVSDYVIFTSANGIDFTLEKIAEEKRDDFIEALNITKVIAIGPTTRKQLEKLGIEVMGMPGVYSSEGLVEFLCPDVKGKNIDTARSAYGSTLLISGLRDCGANVLETKVYTLTMPKGPLQEELITRSLNKEIDVFAFTSSMMVRSFFDQAAAMGAGDEIRQVLADSLVAAIGIPTANTLKEHGVEVNVTPDEYTFKEILRVAKEAVENN, from the coding sequence ATGGATGCAACTGATCGTAAGCCTGTTATTGCAATCATGAGGCCTCAGGGATACGTTGAAGGTTCCCGGAAACTTGCGGAATCCTTTGGTTTTGAGGTAGTGGCCGTTCCCATGATCGAGCTTGAGGCTATGGAGGATGAGTACTTTGGCACTTTTGCAGAGAACGTATTCTCCGGCGTTTCCGATTATGTGATATTTACAAGTGCTAATGGAATTGATTTCACTCTGGAGAAGATTGCTGAGGAAAAGCGTGATGATTTCATCGAAGCGCTCAACATAACCAAAGTTATCGCTATTGGTCCAACAACTCGGAAGCAACTGGAAAAGCTTGGTATCGAAGTTATGGGGATGCCTGGTGTTTACAGTTCAGAAGGACTTGTTGAGTTCCTCTGTCCTGACGTCAAGGGTAAGAACATAGATACTGCAAGGAGCGCTTACGGTTCAACGTTGCTGATATCCGGACTCAGGGATTGTGGTGCGAACGTTCTTGAGACAAAGGTCTATACCCTGACAATGCCTAAAGGACCATTGCAGGAGGAGCTTATTACCAGAAGTCTCAACAAAGAGATCGATGTGTTTGCATTTACAAGTTCCATGATGGTGCGTAGTTTCTTCGACCAGGCAGCAGCAATGGGTGCAGGCGACGAGATAAGGCAAGTGCTTGCCGATTCACTGGTGGCTGCAATTGGTATTCCTACAGCCAATACGTTGAAGGAACATGGTGTTGAAGTGAACGTCACACCGGATGAATACACTTTCAAAGAGATTCTCAGGGTTGCAAAGGAAGCAGTTGAGAACAACTAA